The Inquilinus sp. Marseille-Q2685 genome has a segment encoding these proteins:
- the nhaA gene encoding Na+/H+ antiporter NhaA, whose amino-acid sequence MPETVKTWLVRKPISAIRSFLEIEAAGGIVLMAVAVLALIAANSPLAGAYDGLLHLPMGLRIGDLALEKTLLHWVNDGLMAVFFLLVGLEIKREILQGELSSRETLMLPGIAALGGVVLPALIYAVINVGDPVALRGWAIPAATDIAFALGVLSLLGSRVPVSLKVFLTALAIIDDVAAVVIIALFYTGDISLPFLAWAVAGVAVLGLFNWLRVQALWPYLVVGAVVWLFVLKSGLHATLAGVVLAFLVPLDRTAEDEDEPPLLRLEHSLHDVVAFLVVPVFGFANAGVSFAGASLSSFLEPVPLGIAAGLVLGKSLGVGVAAWASIRLGVAALPAGATTAQLGGVSVLAGIGFTMSLFIGALAFEDPALQAATKMGVLAGSLVAAILGSLWLLAVSRPRPVPAEE is encoded by the coding sequence ATGCCCGAGACCGTGAAGACCTGGCTGGTCCGCAAGCCGATCTCGGCGATCCGCTCCTTCCTCGAGATCGAGGCGGCGGGCGGCATCGTGCTGATGGCGGTGGCGGTGCTGGCCCTGATCGCCGCCAACTCGCCGCTGGCCGGCGCCTATGACGGCCTGCTGCACCTGCCGATGGGGCTGCGCATCGGCGACCTGGCGCTCGAGAAGACGCTGCTGCACTGGGTCAATGACGGGCTGATGGCGGTGTTCTTCCTGCTGGTCGGGCTCGAGATCAAGCGCGAGATCCTGCAGGGCGAGCTGTCGTCGCGCGAGACGCTGATGCTGCCCGGCATCGCCGCGCTCGGCGGCGTCGTCCTGCCGGCCCTGATCTACGCCGTGATCAATGTCGGCGACCCTGTGGCGCTGCGCGGCTGGGCGATCCCGGCCGCGACCGACATCGCCTTCGCCCTCGGCGTGCTGTCGCTGCTGGGCAGCCGGGTGCCGGTGTCGCTGAAGGTGTTCCTGACCGCGCTGGCGATCATCGACGACGTCGCCGCGGTGGTGATCATCGCCCTGTTCTACACCGGCGACATCTCGCTGCCCTTCCTGGCCTGGGCCGTGGCCGGCGTGGCCGTGCTGGGCCTGTTCAACTGGCTCAGGGTGCAGGCGCTGTGGCCCTATCTGGTGGTCGGCGCCGTGGTCTGGCTGTTCGTGCTGAAATCCGGCCTGCACGCCACGCTGGCCGGGGTGGTGCTGGCGTTCCTGGTGCCGCTCGACCGCACCGCGGAGGACGAGGACGAGCCGCCGCTGCTGCGGCTCGAGCACAGCCTGCACGATGTCGTCGCTTTTCTGGTGGTGCCAGTCTTCGGCTTCGCCAATGCCGGCGTCTCCTTCGCCGGCGCCAGCCTGTCGAGCTTCCTCGAGCCGGTGCCGCTCGGCATCGCCGCCGGGCTGGTGCTGGGCAAGTCGCTGGGCGTCGGCGTCGCCGCCTGGGCGTCGATCCGCCTCGGCGTCGCGGCGCTGCCGGCCGGGGCGACCACGGCCCAGCTCGGCGGCGTCTCGGTGCTGGCCGGCATCGGCTTCACCATGAGCCTGTTCATCGGCGCCCTGGCCTTCGAAGACCCGGCGCTGCAGGCGGCGACCAAGATGGGCGTGCTGGCCGGGTCGCTGGTCGCGGCCATCCTCGGCAGCCTGTGGCTGCTCGCGGTCAGCCGGCCGCGGCCGGTGCCGGCGGAGGAGTGA
- a CDS encoding lipid kinase has product MQARRALFLVNPKASRAETGLDAVIRTLTDGGVEPVRPLHDDVDTLIRRHAAAVECVIIGGGDGTLNHAAPALIETGLPLGILPLGTANDLARTLELPADPVAAAQVIVDGRMRSIDLGEVNGRPFFNVASLGMSVELAKSLDGGTKKRWGRFGYALAALRLVRRLKRFSAEIRADDGRVIRGKSIQIAVGNGRFYGGGMSIAEDAAPDDGMLDVYSIEVDHWMWLALMYPSFRAGRHGRWDEVHAFRCRSVEIRTRRPRDVNTDGEVTTQTPARFRVLPRAVRVYTPLLIAPAVTPPPAPAAAG; this is encoded by the coding sequence ATGCAGGCTAGGCGGGCGCTGTTCCTCGTCAACCCGAAGGCCAGCCGGGCCGAGACCGGCCTGGATGCCGTGATCAGGACCCTGACCGATGGCGGGGTCGAGCCGGTGCGGCCGCTGCACGACGATGTCGACACGCTGATCCGGCGCCATGCCGCCGCGGTCGAATGCGTCATCATCGGCGGCGGCGACGGCACGCTGAACCATGCCGCCCCGGCCCTGATCGAGACCGGGCTGCCGCTCGGCATCCTGCCGCTGGGCACCGCCAACGACCTGGCGCGGACGCTGGAGCTGCCGGCCGACCCGGTGGCCGCCGCGCAGGTCATCGTCGACGGCCGGATGCGCAGCATCGATCTGGGCGAGGTCAATGGCCGGCCCTTCTTCAACGTCGCCAGCCTGGGCATGAGCGTCGAGCTGGCGAAGTCGCTGGACGGCGGCACCAAGAAGCGCTGGGGCCGCTTCGGCTATGCCTTGGCCGCGCTGCGGCTGGTGCGGCGGCTGAAGCGCTTCTCGGCCGAGATCCGGGCCGATGACGGGCGGGTGATCCGCGGCAAGAGCATCCAGATCGCGGTCGGCAACGGCCGCTTCTACGGCGGCGGCATGAGCATCGCCGAGGACGCGGCGCCGGATGACGGCATGCTCGACGTCTATTCGATCGAGGTCGACCACTGGATGTGGCTGGCGCTGATGTACCCGTCCTTCCGCGCCGGGCGGCACGGCCGCTGGGACGAGGTGCACGCCTTCCGCTGCCGGTCGGTCGAGATCCGCACCCGTCGGCCGCGCGACGTCAACACCGACGGCGAGGTGACGACCCAGACCCCGGCCCGGTTCCGGGTGCTGCCCAGGGCGGTGCGGGTCTACACCCCGCTGCTGATCGCCCCGGCCGTCACTCCTCCGCCGGCACCGGCCGCGGCCGGCTGA
- the cueR gene encoding Cu(I)-responsive transcriptional regulator, translated as MNIGEAARRSGLPAKTIRYYEEIGLVRPDRRDNNYRDYGAHTLEVLRFLRRSREFGFSIEQCRALLSLYEDPTRCSSQVKALASARMVEIDEKIRELEALRESLGRLVRRCPDDADPGCPIIDELAGAPEGPVAIAAMR; from the coding sequence ATGAACATCGGCGAGGCGGCGCGGCGTTCGGGCCTGCCGGCGAAGACGATCCGCTATTACGAGGAGATCGGGCTGGTCCGGCCGGACCGGCGCGACAACAACTACCGCGACTACGGGGCCCATACGCTGGAGGTGCTGCGCTTCCTGCGCCGGTCGCGCGAGTTCGGCTTCTCCATCGAGCAGTGCCGCGCCCTCCTGTCCCTGTACGAGGACCCGACGCGCTGCTCGTCGCAGGTGAAGGCCCTGGCCTCGGCCCGGATGGTCGAGATCGACGAGAAGATCCGCGAGCTGGAGGCGCTGCGGGAGAGCCTGGGCCGGCTGGTGCGCCGATGCCCCGACGACGCCGACCCCGGCTGCCCGATCATCGACGAGCTGGCCGGCGCGCCGGAAGGCCCGGTGGCGATCGCCGCAATGCGATGA
- a CDS encoding MarR family winged helix-turn-helix transcriptional regulator, giving the protein MTDGAEETDGQADGDHVDRLRRQWARELPDLDTGPMAILGRAYRLSNLVRGSIEATFAGFGLDRGEFDVIGTLRRSGPPYRLTPTELYTALMISSGGLTHRLDRLEKAGLIRREKSPQDGRSVLVVLTEAGAARAEAAFRADMAKEAAFLQALDPQDRAALAALLRKLIAGIERDPPRGDEPR; this is encoded by the coding sequence ATGACCGACGGAGCTGAAGAGACCGACGGCCAGGCGGATGGCGATCATGTCGACCGGCTGCGCCGGCAATGGGCACGGGAGCTGCCCGATCTGGACACCGGGCCGATGGCGATCCTTGGGCGGGCCTACCGGCTGTCGAACCTGGTGCGCGGCAGCATCGAGGCCACCTTCGCCGGCTTCGGCCTCGACCGCGGCGAGTTCGACGTGATCGGGACCCTGCGCCGGTCCGGGCCGCCCTATCGGCTGACGCCGACGGAGCTGTACACCGCGCTGATGATCTCGTCGGGCGGCCTCACCCACAGGCTGGACCGGCTGGAGAAGGCGGGGCTGATCCGGCGCGAGAAGTCTCCGCAGGACGGGCGCAGCGTGCTGGTGGTGCTGACCGAGGCGGGCGCGGCGCGGGCCGAGGCGGCCTTCCGCGCGGACATGGCCAAGGAAGCCGCCTTCCTGCAGGCCCTGGACCCGCAGGACCGCGCGGCACTCGCGGCCCTGCTGCGCAAGCTGATCGCCGGGATCGAGCGCGATCCGCCGCGCGGCGACGAGCCGCGCTGA
- a CDS encoding cupin domain-containing protein — protein sequence MFQVRRHQEPQPGQSRTVRFEGRDFGSQVSFFLVDAAPGQGSALHVHPYPETWVVRTGKAEFTVGGETTRAYPGDIVVAAANVPHRFENTGAGRLELIGIHPSDTIVQALV from the coding sequence ATGTTCCAGGTTCGTCGCCATCAGGAGCCGCAGCCGGGCCAGAGCCGGACCGTCCGCTTCGAGGGCCGTGATTTCGGCAGCCAGGTGTCGTTCTTCCTGGTCGACGCCGCGCCGGGCCAGGGATCGGCGCTGCATGTGCACCCCTATCCGGAGACCTGGGTGGTCCGGACGGGCAAGGCCGAGTTCACCGTGGGCGGCGAGACGACGAGAGCCTATCCGGGCGACATCGTCGTGGCCGCCGCCAATGTGCCGCATCGCTTCGAGAACACCGGCGCCGGTCGGCTCGAGCTGATCGGCATCCATCCCAGCGACACGATCGTTCAGGCGCTGGTCTAG
- a CDS encoding VOC family protein → MPKMIFVNLPVADLAASIRFYQAIGCEKNEQFSDDRAASMVWSDAITFQLLTQDYFQTFAPRPLAKPREAIGMLIALSRDSRAEVDAITEAAAAAGGRADIRERQDLGFMYGRSFEDPDGHVFEPIWMDMQAAAGE, encoded by the coding sequence ATGCCGAAGATGATCTTCGTGAACCTGCCGGTGGCGGATCTCGCGGCCTCGATCCGCTTCTACCAGGCGATCGGCTGCGAGAAGAACGAGCAGTTCAGCGACGACCGGGCCGCGTCGATGGTGTGGTCCGACGCCATCACCTTCCAGCTGCTGACGCAGGACTATTTCCAGACCTTCGCGCCGCGGCCGCTGGCGAAGCCGCGGGAGGCGATCGGCATGCTGATCGCCCTGTCGCGCGACAGCCGGGCGGAGGTGGACGCCATCACCGAGGCCGCGGCAGCCGCCGGCGGCAGGGCCGACATCCGCGAGCGCCAGGATCTGGGCTTCATGTATGGCCGCAGCTTCGAGGACCCCGACGGCCATGTCTTCGAGCCGATCTGGATGGATATGCAGGCCGCGGCGGGCGAATAG
- a CDS encoding thioredoxin family protein, which yields MTASAGTGQPVLRTPPVVSPEAWEAARQQLLVKEKAHTRARDALAAERRRMPWMEVRTDYVFEGPAGKAGLLDLFDGRRQLIVYRAFFEPGVFGWPDHACRGCSMVADQVAHLAHLNARDTTLVFVSRAPQADIARLKARMGWTMPWFTITDGFDADFGVDEWHGTNVFFRDAGRVFRTYFINNRGDEQMGGTWNYLDITPLGRQEVWEDSPEGYPQTPTYKWWNWHDSYVEGAAPDKRWVEVSDAGEAAFRNREAGEKP from the coding sequence ATGACCGCATCAGCCGGGACCGGACAGCCCGTCCTGCGCACGCCGCCGGTGGTGTCGCCGGAGGCATGGGAGGCGGCGCGCCAGCAGCTGCTGGTGAAGGAGAAGGCCCACACCCGCGCCCGCGACGCCCTGGCCGCGGAGCGCCGGCGGATGCCGTGGATGGAGGTGAGGACGGACTACGTGTTCGAGGGGCCTGCCGGCAAGGCCGGCCTGCTCGACCTGTTCGACGGAAGGCGCCAGCTGATCGTCTACCGCGCCTTCTTCGAGCCGGGCGTGTTCGGCTGGCCGGACCATGCCTGCCGCGGCTGCTCCATGGTGGCCGACCAGGTCGCCCACCTGGCCCATCTGAACGCCCGCGACACCACCCTGGTCTTCGTCTCGCGCGCGCCGCAGGCCGACATCGCGCGGCTGAAGGCGCGGATGGGCTGGACCATGCCGTGGTTCACCATCACCGACGGCTTCGACGCCGATTTCGGCGTGGACGAGTGGCACGGCACCAACGTGTTCTTCCGCGACGCCGGCCGCGTGTTCCGCACCTACTTCATCAACAACCGCGGCGACGAACAGATGGGGGGCACCTGGAACTACCTCGACATCACGCCGCTGGGCCGGCAGGAGGTGTGGGAGGATTCGCCCGAAGGCTATCCCCAGACTCCGACCTACAAATGGTGGAACTGGCACGACAGCTACGTCGAGGGCGCGGCGCCCGACAAGCGGTGGGTCGAGGTGTCGGACGCCGGCGAGGCGGCGTTCCGGAACCGGGAGGCGGGAGAGAAGCCGTAA